From one Agrobacterium fabrum str. C58 genomic stretch:
- the ugpA gene encoding sn-glycerol-3-phosphate ABC transporter permease UgpA, whose protein sequence is MQSVVFPNKILPYLLVAPQIILTVIFFFWPASQALYQSTMREDAFGLSSNFVGLANFSAVLSDESYLNSLKVTVIFSVLTALVSMGLALLLATAADRVVRGKGFYRTMMIMPYAVAPAVAGMLWLFMFNPAMGTLSYILRRNGIMWDPLLDGNQAMLLVVAAAAWKQISYNFLFFVAGLQAIPKSLLEAASIDGARGSRRFWTIVFPLLAPTTFFLLVVNTVYAFFDTFGIIHAVTGGGPAKATETLVYKVYNDGFVNLNLGSSAAQSVILMVIVIALTAFQFRFVEKRVHYG, encoded by the coding sequence GTGCAAAGCGTCGTATTCCCCAACAAGATCCTGCCCTATCTGCTGGTCGCCCCGCAGATTATCCTCACGGTGATCTTTTTCTTCTGGCCCGCAAGCCAGGCGCTCTACCAGTCGACCATGCGCGAGGACGCTTTCGGGCTGAGTAGCAATTTCGTCGGGCTGGCCAATTTTTCCGCCGTGCTGTCGGATGAGAGTTATCTGAACTCATTGAAGGTCACGGTTATCTTCAGCGTGCTGACCGCGCTGGTGTCCATGGGACTGGCGCTGCTTCTGGCAACGGCTGCCGACCGGGTGGTACGCGGCAAGGGCTTTTACCGCACCATGATGATCATGCCCTATGCCGTGGCACCTGCTGTCGCCGGCATGTTGTGGCTGTTCATGTTCAACCCCGCCATGGGCACATTGTCCTACATCCTTCGCCGCAACGGCATCATGTGGGATCCGCTGCTAGACGGCAATCAGGCCATGCTGCTGGTTGTCGCCGCCGCTGCGTGGAAACAGATCAGCTATAATTTCCTGTTCTTTGTCGCGGGTTTGCAGGCAATTCCGAAATCGTTGCTGGAAGCGGCCTCCATTGACGGTGCACGCGGTTCGCGGCGCTTCTGGACCATCGTTTTTCCGCTGCTGGCACCGACAACCTTCTTCCTTCTCGTCGTCAACACCGTCTACGCCTTCTTCGACACCTTCGGTATCATCCATGCCGTCACCGGTGGCGGTCCCGCCAAGGCGACGGAAACGCTGGTCTACAAGGTCTATAATGATGGCTTCGTGAACCTCAATCTCGGTTCTTCCGCCGCGCAGTCCGTGATCCTGATGGTGATCGTCATTGCGCTGACCGCCTTCCAGTTCCGCTTCGTCGAGAAGCGCGTGCATTACGGCTGA